A genomic stretch from Paraburkholderia dioscoreae includes:
- a CDS encoding glucarate dehydratase family protein, with product MTRDITVTQVRITPIAFRDGPLLNAAGIHEPWALRAIVELETSDGRVGISETYGDEPMLRVLEQAKALVIGLSPFDLNRMEKRVLAAIKPGSGAVEFELAPGSHSAKNAPKVISTLEVAMLDLQGQIVGAPIVDLLGGKVRDAVPYSAYLFFKYAEHIDRPYAPDAWGEGLSATQIVAQARRMIDLYGFQSIKLKGGVFEPAHEIACMRALHQAFPGVPLRLDPNANWTLETSIKAAPELDELLEYYEDPCPGLAGMAELAKHTRLPLATNMVITTMDDFRRGAEMGSVKVLLSDHHYWGGLRVTQTLARMCKLWDLGMSMHSNSHLGISLMAMTHVAASIPNLTYACDTHYPWQEEEVIKGGRVTFDNGAVRVPTTPGLGVELDRDRLAELHAQYLSCGVRNRDDLKQMQKYDPSFSGKNPRF from the coding sequence ATGACTCGTGACATCACCGTCACCCAAGTGCGAATTACTCCGATCGCTTTCCGCGACGGCCCGTTGCTCAACGCCGCCGGCATCCACGAACCGTGGGCGTTGCGCGCCATCGTCGAACTGGAGACGAGCGATGGCCGCGTAGGCATCTCCGAGACATACGGCGATGAACCGATGCTGCGCGTGCTCGAGCAGGCCAAGGCGCTGGTGATCGGCCTGTCCCCGTTCGACCTCAACCGGATGGAAAAGCGCGTGCTAGCCGCGATCAAGCCGGGCTCCGGCGCGGTCGAATTCGAGCTTGCGCCCGGCTCGCACTCGGCAAAGAACGCGCCGAAAGTCATCAGCACGCTCGAAGTCGCGATGCTCGACTTGCAGGGGCAAATAGTCGGCGCGCCGATCGTCGATTTGCTCGGCGGCAAGGTTCGCGACGCCGTGCCCTACAGCGCCTACCTCTTCTTCAAGTACGCCGAGCATATCGACAGGCCTTACGCGCCCGACGCTTGGGGCGAAGGCCTGAGCGCCACGCAGATCGTCGCGCAGGCGCGCCGCATGATCGACCTGTACGGCTTCCAGAGCATCAAGCTCAAGGGCGGCGTGTTCGAGCCGGCGCACGAGATCGCATGCATGCGCGCGCTGCATCAAGCGTTCCCCGGCGTGCCGCTGCGTCTCGATCCGAACGCCAACTGGACGCTCGAAACGAGCATCAAGGCAGCCCCCGAACTCGACGAACTGCTCGAATACTACGAAGACCCGTGTCCGGGGCTCGCGGGCATGGCCGAACTGGCGAAGCACACCCGATTGCCGCTCGCGACCAACATGGTGATCACGACCATGGACGATTTCCGCCGCGGCGCCGAGATGGGTTCGGTGAAGGTATTGCTTTCGGACCATCACTACTGGGGCGGCCTGCGCGTGACCCAGACGCTCGCGCGCATGTGCAAGCTGTGGGATCTGGGCATGTCGATGCACTCCAACTCGCACCTCGGCATCAGCCTGATGGCGATGACGCATGTCGCGGCGAGCATCCCCAATCTGACCTACGCGTGCGATACGCACTACCCGTGGCAGGAGGAAGAGGTCATCAAGGGCGGCCGCGTAACTTTCGACAACGGCGCGGTACGCGTGCCCACCACACCGGGTCTCGGCGTCGAACTCGATCGCGACCGGCTGGCCGAACTGCATGCCCAGTATCTCTCGTGCGGCGTGCGCAATCGCGACGACCTGAAGCAGATGCAGAAGTACGACCCGAGCTTCAGCGGCAAGAACCCGCGCTTCTGA
- a CDS encoding MFS transporter has translation MSRSIPAAARPERADALASAVRKIKWHVLPLFVAMFIVNYIDRVNIGFVRQHLSADLGIGAAAYGLGAGLFFISYAVFEVPSNMLMQRFGAKMWLTRIMFTWGLAAVGMAFVRGEMSFYAMRLLLGAAEAGFFPGVLFYFTKWLPRDERGKAMAIFLSGSALASVLSGPISGALMQISGGGLHGWQWMFVIEGMASVVLAGFIWFWLDSAPRDARWLNRAEQDAVIGEIEEEQRLRDAVHAVKPSVWSLLRDPQILIFCLIYFSVSLTIYGATFWLPSIIRKMGHFNDFQVGLFNSIPWLISIAAMYFFAMLAARFKFQQAWVASVLLIAALGMYAAGKGSPIFSFVAICFAAIGFKAASALFWPIPQGYLDARISAAVLALINSIGNLGGFVAPAAFGLLEQKTGSIEGGLTGLAVMSVVAAGIVFFSRMKPREERSALAL, from the coding sequence ATGAGCAGATCCATCCCGGCCGCAGCCCGCCCGGAGCGAGCCGACGCGCTGGCGAGTGCCGTGCGCAAGATCAAGTGGCACGTGCTGCCGCTCTTCGTCGCGATGTTCATCGTCAACTATATCGACCGCGTGAACATCGGTTTCGTCCGCCAGCACCTGAGCGCCGATCTGGGCATCGGCGCCGCGGCCTACGGCCTCGGCGCGGGGCTCTTCTTTATCAGCTACGCGGTCTTCGAGGTGCCATCGAACATGCTGATGCAGCGCTTCGGCGCGAAGATGTGGCTCACGCGCATCATGTTCACGTGGGGTCTGGCCGCTGTCGGCATGGCGTTCGTTCGAGGCGAGATGTCGTTCTACGCAATGCGGCTGCTGCTCGGCGCGGCCGAGGCCGGCTTCTTTCCCGGCGTGCTCTTCTATTTCACCAAATGGCTGCCGCGCGACGAGCGAGGCAAGGCGATGGCGATCTTCCTCAGCGGCTCGGCGCTCGCTTCGGTGCTCTCCGGGCCGATCTCCGGCGCGCTGATGCAGATCAGCGGCGGGGGCCTGCACGGCTGGCAGTGGATGTTCGTGATCGAAGGCATGGCCTCTGTGGTGCTGGCCGGCTTCATCTGGTTCTGGCTCGACTCGGCGCCGCGCGACGCCAGATGGTTGAACCGCGCCGAGCAGGACGCGGTGATCGGCGAGATAGAGGAAGAGCAGCGCTTGCGCGATGCAGTGCATGCCGTCAAGCCGTCGGTGTGGAGTCTGCTGCGCGACCCGCAGATCCTGATCTTCTGCCTGATCTATTTCTCGGTTTCGCTGACGATCTACGGCGCGACTTTCTGGCTGCCGAGCATCATCCGCAAGATGGGCCACTTCAACGATTTCCAGGTCGGGCTCTTCAATTCGATCCCGTGGCTGATCTCGATCGCGGCGATGTACTTCTTCGCCATGCTCGCGGCGCGCTTCAAGTTCCAGCAGGCATGGGTGGCGTCCGTGCTGCTGATCGCCGCGCTCGGCATGTATGCGGCCGGCAAGGGCAGCCCGATTTTTTCGTTCGTCGCGATCTGCTTCGCGGCGATCGGTTTCAAAGCCGCGTCGGCCTTGTTCTGGCCCATTCCTCAAGGCTACCTGGACGCGCGCATTTCCGCGGCGGTGTTGGCCCTGATCAATTCGATCGGCAACCTCGGCGGCTTCGTCGCGCCGGCGGCCTTCGGCCTGCTTGAGCAGAAGACCGGCTCGATTGAAGGCGGGCTTACCGGGTTGGCCGTGATGTCCGTGGTGGCCGCCGGGATCGTCTTCTTTTCCCGGATGAAGCCTCGTGAGGAGCGATCCGCCCTCGCGCTATAG